The following proteins are encoded in a genomic region of Maribacter hydrothermalis:
- a CDS encoding 3-deoxy-D-manno-octulosonic acid transferase — MYFLYNLLALSASFVIKVLSLINPKLSLFVKGRKETFSIIKKSISIKDKVIWIHAASLGEYEQGLPVMEKLKIEYPLHKIVLTFFSPSGYEVKKNSTVADSICYLPLDTKQNVRLFLDAVHPEMAIFIKYEVWPNYLAALKTNDIPTFLVSAIFKENQIYFKWYGSFMRKALLNFTHIFVQNKKSSSLLKSIGVHNVSISGDTRFDRVSEILERDNSLDFMNHFKNDMFCLVAGSTWPEDEKLIIDYINQNTHHIKFVFAPHTIKTKHINTIIQAINKPVLCYSELDVKKPEGYDVLLIDTIGLLTKIYSYADVAYVGGGFATGLHNTLEPAIFGIPVIIGPNFDGFVEAEELVQLKGVISIKDSTEFKDKLNLCFVDATHRQKSGQINYSYIKAKEGATEKIMTVINSFFRYKI; from the coding sequence TTGTACTTTCTATATAATCTTTTAGCCCTAAGTGCTTCATTTGTTATTAAAGTTTTGTCTTTAATAAATCCTAAACTTTCACTTTTTGTAAAAGGTAGAAAAGAGACATTTTCCATAATAAAAAAATCTATTTCAATTAAGGACAAAGTTATTTGGATACACGCGGCTTCTTTAGGAGAATATGAACAAGGTCTTCCTGTAATGGAAAAATTAAAAATTGAATATCCCTTGCACAAAATTGTACTTACGTTTTTCTCTCCTTCAGGCTATGAAGTTAAAAAGAATAGCACGGTTGCAGATTCAATTTGCTATTTACCATTGGACACTAAACAAAATGTACGATTATTTTTAGACGCCGTTCATCCTGAGATGGCAATTTTTATTAAGTATGAAGTCTGGCCTAATTACTTAGCTGCATTAAAAACAAACGACATTCCTACTTTTCTTGTTTCCGCTATATTTAAAGAAAATCAAATATATTTTAAATGGTATGGCTCATTTATGCGAAAAGCACTACTGAATTTTACTCACATATTTGTTCAGAATAAGAAATCAAGCTCCTTGCTTAAATCTATTGGTGTACATAATGTATCTATATCTGGCGATACCCGATTTGACAGAGTGAGTGAAATTTTAGAAAGAGACAATTCGTTAGATTTTATGAATCATTTTAAAAATGACATGTTTTGTTTGGTAGCCGGAAGCACATGGCCTGAAGATGAAAAATTAATAATTGACTACATCAATCAAAACACACATCATATAAAATTTGTATTTGCCCCACATACGATTAAAACAAAGCACATAAATACAATAATACAGGCCATAAACAAACCTGTTCTATGTTATTCCGAATTAGATGTAAAAAAACCTGAAGGCTATGATGTTCTTTTAATTGACACCATTGGTTTATTAACTAAAATTTATAGCTATGCTGACGTTGCATATGTAGGTGGCGGTTTTGCAACTGGCCTGCATAACACTTTAGAGCCTGCTATTTTTGGCATACCGGTTATTATTGGGCCTAATTTTGATGGATTCGTGGAAGCAGAAGAGTTAGTACAACTAAAAGGGGTTATATCAATTAAGGATTCAACTGAATTTAAGGACAAACTGAATCTATGTTTTGTAGACGCAACGCACAGACAAAAATCTGGTCAAATAAACTATTCTTACATAAAAGCTAAAGAAGGTGCAACAGAGAAAATAATGACCGTCATTAACTCCTTTTTTAGATATAAAATATAA
- a CDS encoding DegT/DnrJ/EryC1/StrS family aminotransferase: MKKIQMVDLSGQYQEIKDQVNTAITQILETSAFINGPEVHAFQKELEEYLGVKHVIPCANGTDALQIAMMGLGLKPGDEVITADFTFAATVEVIALLQLTPVLVDVYPDTFNINIEAIEKAITPKTKAIVPVHLFGQCANMDAILSLAKKHNLFVIEDNAQAIGAKYLSKDGTKYMAGSMGHVGATSFFPSKNLGCYGDGGAIFTNDDELAHTLRGIVNHGMYERYHHDVVGVNSRLDSIQAAVLRAKLPRLNGYCDARRNAARAYSKAFEGQEHIITPVTVNTCEGICDVCDCHVFHQYTLKITNGKRDALVKHLNENKIPCGVYYPIPLHKQKAYLDVRYNEEDFPVTNKLVKEVISLPMHTELDDEQINHITKMVIGFVNA, encoded by the coding sequence ATGAAAAAAATACAAATGGTAGACCTAAGTGGTCAATACCAAGAAATAAAAGATCAAGTTAATACTGCTATTACGCAAATATTAGAAACGTCGGCCTTTATTAATGGACCCGAGGTACACGCATTCCAAAAAGAGTTAGAGGAATATTTAGGCGTGAAACATGTAATACCTTGTGCAAATGGGACAGATGCATTGCAAATTGCAATGATGGGGTTGGGTTTAAAACCAGGCGATGAGGTTATTACCGCAGATTTTACTTTTGCTGCAACAGTAGAGGTCATTGCACTGTTGCAACTGACTCCTGTTTTGGTGGATGTCTATCCAGATACATTCAATATTAACATTGAAGCAATTGAAAAAGCAATAACACCAAAAACAAAAGCAATCGTTCCTGTTCATCTTTTTGGACAATGTGCTAATATGGATGCAATTCTTTCTTTGGCTAAAAAGCACAATTTATTTGTAATTGAGGATAATGCGCAGGCTATTGGGGCAAAGTATCTTTCTAAGGATGGTACAAAGTACATGGCGGGTAGTATGGGTCATGTTGGTGCCACTTCGTTTTTTCCTTCTAAAAACTTAGGCTGTTATGGCGATGGTGGAGCAATTTTCACCAATGACGATGAATTGGCGCATACCTTACGAGGTATAGTTAATCATGGTATGTACGAGCGTTATCATCATGATGTTGTTGGGGTAAATTCACGATTAGATTCTATACAGGCTGCCGTATTAAGAGCAAAATTACCAAGGTTGAATGGCTATTGTGATGCAAGAAGAAATGCTGCAAGAGCTTATTCCAAAGCATTTGAAGGACAAGAACATATTATTACTCCCGTTACGGTTAACACCTGTGAAGGTATTTGCGATGTTTGTGATTGTCATGTTTTTCATCAATATACCTTGAAAATTACAAATGGAAAAAGAGATGCTCTAGTTAAACATTTAAATGAGAATAAAATTCCATGTGGAGTGTATTACCCAATTCCACTGCATAAACAAAAAGCTTATTTAGATGTACGATACAATGAAGAAGATTTTCCTGTAACTAATAAATTAGTAAAAGAAGTAATTTCTTTACCAATGCATACGGAATTGGATGATGAACAGATTAACCATATAACAAAGATGGTTATCGGTTTTGTTAATGCATAA